In the genome of Planococcus donghaensis, the window ACTTTTTATATGTCTTTATTCACATTTAGATATACAGTTTCTGAGAATGCTCGTTGATTATCTATTCAATTGCTATGTTGAATCTATTTTTAATCCATTATATTTTTATTCATTAAAAAAGCCAGCTCACAAAATGAGCTGGCTTTATATCAATTTAGTATTTTTATTTTTACGTTTTTGCGTCCCCATCGAAGCGCATTGCTTTGAGTTGGGATGAAGACATCAATTTTATTTCCTTTAATTGCACTTCCAGTATCGCCTGCAACTGCGTAGCCATAGCCTTCTACGTGAACTTTCGAACCTAACGGAATAACTCTTGGATCCACTGCTATAACTTTAAGACCTGGGTTTTTCTTTAAGTTAATCCCTGTTTTTGTTATACCAGAACATCCTTTGCAGTATGCTGTGTAGGCAGTCGCACTCACTGTGAATTCTTTTGCTACCGAACCGCTTGTTGAACGAGAAGGAGTTGTTTTTTTAGAAACTGTTGTTGCTGCTGTTTTCTTTAACTTAAGTTTTTGATTTGGATAAATCGT includes:
- a CDS encoding LysM peptidoglycan-binding and 3D domain-containing protein — translated: MKKLLMVLSFALILFLGTSIESSAASNVYIVKSGDSLYKISKMNNVSVSNLKAWNGLKSNTIYPNQKIKLKKTTVKTVSKKASTSKSGSSTIYTVKRGDTLYKISKSQKVSVSNLKAWNGLKSSTIYPNQKLKLKKTAATTVSKKTTPSRSTSGSVAKEFTVSATAYTAYCKGCSGITKTGINLKKNPGLKVIAVDPRVIPLGSKVHVEGYGYAVAGDTGSAIKGNKIDVFIPTQSNALRWGRKNVKIKILN